One region of Zingiber officinale cultivar Zhangliang chromosome 7B, Zo_v1.1, whole genome shotgun sequence genomic DNA includes:
- the LOC122003587 gene encoding basic leucine zipper 61-like encodes MAHLPPKIPHSAMIVSNANCWPPPEGFLLPSTAGTALPHRPSWVDEFLDFSAAKRSHHRRSASDSAAFLDHPPGASEDSASEFDADQLLSLFSDDVVAPAPSDHNSINGDDDDKAAAQKQSANEAQSACPAEPPQHSAGADATISDPKRVKRILANRQSAQRSRVRKLQYISELEHSVTTLQTEVSALSPRVAFLDQQRSLLTLGNSHLKQRIAVLAQDKIFKDAHQEALKKEIERLRQVYQQQNLTTMLPPDAELAVVGTEHELITS; translated from the exons ATGGCGCACCTCCCTCCCAAGATCCCTCATTCCGCCATGATCGTCTCCAACGCTAACTGCTGGCCGCCGCCAGAGGGTTTCCTCCTCCCCTCCACCGCCGGCACCGCGCTGCCTCATCGCCCCTCGTGGGTCGACGAGTTCCTCGACTTCTCCGCCGCCAAGCGCAGCCACCACCGCCGCTCCGCCAGCGACTCCGCCGCCTTCCTCGACCATCCCCCTGGAGCCTCCGAAGACTCCGCCTCCGAATTCGACGCCGACCAGCTTCTGTCGCTCTTCTCCGACGACGTCGTCGCGCCCGCGCCCTCCGACCACAACAGCATCAACGGGGACGACGACGATAAGGCGGCCGCGCAGAAGCAGAGTGCCAACGAGGCTCAGAGCGCGTGCCCGGCGGAGCCTCCGCAGCACTCCGCCGGCGCCGATGCCACAATTTCGGATCCTAAGAGGGTCAAAAG AATCCTGGCGAATCGGCAGTCGGCGCAGAGGTCGCGGGTGAGGAAGCTTCAATACATCTCCGAGCTCGAGCACAGCGTGACGACGTTGCAG acGGAAGTGTCGGCATTGTCTCCGCGGGTAGCGTTCTTGGATCAGCAGCGGTCGCTGCTGACGCTGGGCAACAGCCATCTCAAGCAGCGTATCGCCGTATTGGCACAGGACAAGATCTTCAAGGATG CTCATCAAGAGGCGTTGAAGAAGGAGATCGAGAGACTGCGACAAGTCTACCAGCAGCAGAATCTAACGACAATGTTGCCGCCGGACGCCGAACTAGCCGTCGTCGGCACAGAACACGAACTGATCACCAGCTGA